A portion of the Calothrix sp. 336/3 genome contains these proteins:
- a CDS encoding flavin prenyltransferase UbiX — MLPTPPKPLILAISGASGLIYAVRALKYLLAADYHIELVASKSTYMVWQAEQDIRMPSEPIQQELFWRQQAEVENSGKLRCHSSGDVGANIASGSFRTLGMLVMPCSMSTVAKLAAGLSSDLLERAADVQLKEGRKLVIVPRETPFSLIHLRNLTTLAEAGARIVPAIPAWYHHPQTVEDLVDFVVARALDQLDIDCIPIQRWEGRK; from the coding sequence ATGCTTCCCACTCCCCCAAAACCCCTGATTCTGGCAATCTCTGGTGCATCCGGTTTAATCTATGCAGTGCGAGCCCTGAAATATCTCCTGGCAGCTGATTATCATATTGAACTAGTAGCTTCTAAATCCACCTACATGGTTTGGCAAGCGGAACAAGATATCCGTATGCCATCCGAACCCATACAACAAGAGCTATTTTGGCGACAACAAGCAGAGGTAGAAAACTCAGGGAAACTGCGATGTCATTCATCGGGAGATGTGGGAGCAAATATTGCTAGCGGTTCTTTCCGCACTTTGGGTATGCTCGTCATGCCTTGTAGTATGAGTACAGTCGCTAAATTAGCCGCAGGTTTAAGTTCTGATCTCTTGGAACGAGCAGCTGATGTTCAACTGAAGGAAGGACGTAAATTAGTTATAGTGCCGAGGGAAACACCTTTTAGCTTAATTCATTTACGAAATCTAACAACCCTAGCAGAAGCAGGTGCGAGAATAGTCCCAGCGATTCCAGCTTGGTATCATCATCCGCAAACTGTTGAAGATTTGGTTGATTTCGTAGTTGCCCGTGCCTTAGATCAATTAGATATAGATTGTATTCCCATCCAACGCTGGGAAGGAAGAAAGTAA